The nucleotide window CCTACAAAATCGAGAACGTGGTGGCCTCCGCCACTTTGGGCAATGAGCTTGATCTGCAAGCGCTTGCTATGACCTTGGAAAAGGCGGAGTATGAGCCAGAAAAATTTCCGGGCCTTATCTACCGGATCAATGACCCCAAGGCAGCGCTCCTATTGTTCAAGAGCGGTAAGGTCGTCTGCACTGGGGCGAAAAACTCAGACCAGGTCCATGAGGCCATTGGTAAACTGATCAAACAGCTGGAGAAAACAGGCGTCACCGTTGCCGACGAACCGGAGATCATCGTCCAGAACATCGTGGCCTCCGCCAACCTGGGAGAAGAACTCAACCTGAACGCTATCGCCATCTCCTTCGGGTTGGAGCAGGTGGAGTACGAGCCGGAGCAGTTTCCTGGACTAGTATATCGCATGAACGATCCCAAGATCGTGATCCTGCTTTTCGGCTCAGGGAGATTGGTCTGCACCGGCGGGAAGACGCCGAAGGATATCGAGGTCGCTGTCGACAAGATCACAGCTGAACTGCGGTCCAATGGCCTGTTGAGATGAAGCAGGGACGATCAGATCGCCCGATCGATTGTCCATGCATTCAACTTAGAATCATACTGAGGAATGGAAGAGTGATAGGTAGCCCCCATGGTGGAAGGAGACTCTGTAACCACCATGGTATTGTTTATTCTGCGGGGCTGCTATCGTCCAGTAAATAATATAGCAATTATATATATTATATCATTATAATATCATTTTCTCGTAGTAGCATG belongs to Methanomassiliicoccus sp. and includes:
- a CDS encoding TATA-box-binding protein gives rise to the protein MENVVASATLGNELDLQALAMTLEKAEYEPEKFPGLIYRINDPKAALLLFKSGKVVCTGAKNSDQVHEAIGKLIKQLEKTGVTVADEPEIIVQNIVASANLGEELNLNAIAISFGLEQVEYEPEQFPGLVYRMNDPKIVILLFGSGRLVCTGGKTPKDIEVAVDKITAELRSNGLLR